The Anolis carolinensis isolate JA03-04 chromosome 2, rAnoCar3.1.pri, whole genome shotgun sequence genome has a window encoding:
- the pgap4 gene encoding post-GPI attachment to proteins factor 4: protein MFPQGLLPWGKFCRWSNPWMHFLALTIATFGVLAPLTCQQLLHSYFYVRRWYLNPMSQDFIQKNQEEGMKALRYFQQLQISNMPKTLVGGTLPPQVLLITIITVQRNLEFHYVLQVASRFHRLLQECGPPCQYHKILICNVDTDPDSHMDANLLARFFSVVKRYSEEPPEPPVNRFEKEKRDYIYCLVKSLDHYNPDHILLVEDDAVPEEDFFPVLHHLLQTRLSKSHLQDALYVKLYHPERLQHYLNPEPMRILEWLGIGMFCGPLLGFLYTRASRRSSLSWPILLFFAFYSMLLVELVGRHYFLELRRLAPSFYSIVPATECCTPAMLFSIPSAYRVLEYFHNLQCRQGFAKDTALYSLLHQKGEQAFVVEPNLVRHVGMFSSVRFNDHPKLI from the coding sequence ATGTTCCCACAAGGATTGCTGCCTTGGGGGAAGTTCTGCCGTTGGTCCAACCCATGGATGCATTTCCTGGCCTTGACAATTGCCACATTTGGCGTGCTAGCTCCGCTAACTTGCCAGCAGCTCCTCCATTCTTACTTTTATGTGCGACGCTGGTACTTGAACCCCATGAGTCAAGATTTTATCCAGAAGAACCAAGAAGAGGGTATGAAGGCCCTCCGTTACTTTCAGCAGCTGCAGATCTCCAATATGCCAAAGACATTGGTTGGTGGGACTTTGCCACCCCAGGTGCTGCTGATCACCATCATCACAGTGCAGAGGAACCTTGAGTTCCACTACGTGCTGCAGGTGGCATCCCGCTTCCACCGCCTTCTCCAGGAATGTGGGCCCCCCTGCCAGTACCACAAAATCTTAATCTGCAATGTGGACACTGATCCTGACAGCCACATGGATGCCAACTTACTTGCCAGGTTCTTTTCTGTAGTGAAACGCTACAGTGAAGAACCTCCAGAGCCTCCAGTGAACCGCTTTGAAAAGGAGAAGCGGGATTACATCTATTGCCTTGTGAAATCACTTGATCACTACAATCCAGATCATATTCTTCTGGTGGAGGACGATGCTGTCCCGGAGGAAGATTTCTTTCCAGTGTTGCATCACTTGTTGCAAACACGGCTCTCTAAGTCGCACCTCCAGGATGCCCTTTATGTGAAACTCTACCATCCTGAGCGACTACAGCATTATCTCAACCCGGAGCCCATGAGAATCCTTGAGTGGCTTGGAATAGGCATGTTTTGCGGCCCACTGCTGGGGTTTCTGTACACTAGGGCATCCAGGCGCTCTAGTCTGAGTTGGCCCATCTTGCTATTTTTTGCCTTTTATAGCATGCTGCTGGTAGAGCTAGTGGGTCGGCATTATTTTTTGGAGCTTCGCCGCTTGGCCCCTTCGTTCTACAGTATTGTGCCTGCGACCGAGTGCTGCACTCCTGCCATGCTGTTCTCGATCCCGTCTGCCTACCGTGTCTTGGAATACTTTCATAACCTACAATGCCGCCAAGGCTTTGCCAAAGATACCGCCCTATACTCACTACTGCATCAGAAGGGGGAGCAGGCATTTGTGGTGGAACCCAATCTAGTCAGACACGTGGGGATGTTTTCTAGTGTCAGGTTCAATGATCATCCAAAATTAATTTGA